A stretch of DNA from Anaerobacillus isosaccharinicus:
TACAATCATGGGAATGATAGTAGAAAAGTATTCAGTTGCTATTCTACGCATTGAAAGGTTTTGGAGGTTAACATGCAACAATCTTCAAGGAAAATTCGCAAACGTACGTCAAAACGAACAGAAAAACGCATTCAATTAACATCTGCACAGAGGCTGAAGTTTGAAAAACTTCTTGAAAAGTTGGAACTTCCTTTCAGGAATGAAAAACTAATAATTCAAGCATTTACACATTCATCCTATGTGAATGAGCATCGCATTCGCCCGTTCGATGATAATGAACGGTTAGAATTTTTAGGAGATGCGGTTTTAGAGTTAGCAGTTTCACAATATCTCTATAAAAAGTATGAAACTATGAGTGAAGGTGAAATGACGAAGCTTAGAGCTGCCATTGTCTGTGAGCCATCCCTTGCAAAATTTGCTATGGATTTAGCATTTGGTGAAATTGTTCTTCTTGGAAAAGGTGAGGAGATGACAGGTGGTAGAGAACGTCCTGCACTACTTGCGGACATATTCGAAGCGTTTGTCGGGTCCTTATACTTAGATCAAGGATTAGAAGCCGTTTATCACTTTTTAAACCATACGATTTATCCTAAAATTGATGAAGGTGCTTTTTCTCATATGATGGATTTTAAAAGCCAGCTTCAAGAATATATTCAAAGAGATGGGCTTGGATCGATTCAATATCATATTGTTCAAGAACGAGGTCCTGCTCATGCACGTGAGTTTGTTTCGGAAGTCATTTTAAATGACGAGAAGCTTGGGCTTGGAATTGGTAGATCTAAAAAAGAAGCCGAACAACAAGCTGCTCAAAAAGCTTTAGAAAAACTAATGGAAAATTAAGACTATTGCTTTTGTATTGAACACAGCAGTTTCTCGGCTTAGCTAAAAAAAAGATCTCCTTCGCTTGAAGGAAATCTTTTTTTTTTATTTTTTTCGTAACTTTCCTAATTCTGAAATGATGGCATCAATTTCACTTACACTAAAAGATTTTTTACTCATAATCATTTCGTAGATATCAACAAGGTCTTCATAATTATCAGTATCAAAACTTTCTGGTCTCATTGCCCCACCATTTACTACTTGAAGCTTTTCTTTAATATTCGTAATGATTAACTCAATATTTTCACGACTATTTTCTTTTAAATTCATTTTTCCCATCCTTTCAGAAAGCACCTATAATAGTATTGTACCACTTCTACTTTCATTTTCATAAAAATTGCTTTCGTACTATAAAACACCATAACATCGTCTAAAAAGTATGGTAAAATAGATAAGTTAACTATAGCATAAGTTGAAACGAAACATAGATTAAAAACCATTAATGGGGTGGAGAAATAATGTTCCTCAAAAGATTAGATGTAGTAGGTTTTAAATCCTTCGCTGAGCGAACATCGATCGATTTTGTTCCTGGTGTAACAGCTGTGGTCGGTCCTAACGGAAGTGGAAAAAGTAACATATCCGATGGAATCCGCTGGGTGTTAGGGGAGCAGTCAGCTAAATCACTTCGAGGAGCGAAGATGGAAGATATCATTTTTGCTGGAAGTGATTCACGAAAACCGTTAAATTTTGCAGAATTAACATTAACGTTAAATAATGAAGATCATCATTTAGCGATCGATTATAGTGAAGTAAGTGTGACTCGCCGTGTTTATCGTTCCGGTGAAAGTGAGTACTATATTAATAAACAAAGTTGTCGTCTTAAAGATATTCATGAACTTTTTATGGATTCTGGATTAGGTAGAGAAGCTTATTCAATTATTGGACAAGGAAAGATTGAAGAAATCTTAAGTAGTAAATCTGAAGAGCGAAGAGTCATTTTTGAAGAAGCGGCAGGAGTATTAAAATATAAAACTAGAAAACAAAAAGCAGAAAGAAAACTTGCTGAAACACAAGAAAATTTATTTCGCGTTGAAGATATCTTACATGAGTTAGGTAGTCAAGTTGAACCATTGAAAATACAAGCCTCAATGGCAAAGGATTATCTTGAAAAGAAAGATGAACTAGAAAAGGTTGAAGTTGGTTTATTAGTATTTGAGATCGAGGAATTACATACTAGTTGGGAAGAGCAAAAAAAGAAGGTGCTTCAACTTTCGGAAGAGCAACTCCAAACTTCTTCTAAAATAAAAGTGGAAGAAGTAAAAATAGAAGAATTTAGATCAAAAATGCAAGCACTAGATGAATCTATTAATGACCTTCAAGATGTTCTTCTCGTTACAAGTGAGCAACTTGAGAAAAGAGAAGGACAAAAAGAGGTTTTAAAGGAAAGAAAGAAAAACTATCATCAAACAAAAGAAAGCCTTTTAAAGAAAATCGAAGTGTTAAAAGAAAAAAAACAATATGCAGAGGAAAGCTTAAAAAATGAGTTAGAAAAACGGGATGTTTTTAAAGAAAACCTTAAGGCCTCCAAAAGTCAGTTAGAGCAAGAAACGAGCCTCTTAATCTCATTAGAAGAGGATATCGAAACTGAATTAGAACGAATGAAATCAGATTACATTGAAGTGTTAAATGAACAAGCTTCAATTCGTAATGAAATTCGCTATTTAGAAGAGCAACTGAGACAGCGGAAACTGAAAAGTGGGCATTTAGACAGTAGTAATATTTCGTTATTGGAGCAAAGAGAGGCACTGGTTGCGAAAGAAAAAAGTTTACAGGAAAAACTGTTAACTAAGCAAACCTCTTTAGAGGAACATATTCAATTATATCGCAAAGAGAGTCAAGAATTCGAGAAGTTGATTGAAAATTATCAAAAGAAAGAAACTCAACTTTATCAAGCGCTTGGACATGTACAACAAATAAGATCTCGAAAAGAAGTTCTAGAGGAAATGCAAGCGGATTTTGCAGGTTTCTTTCAAGGAGTTAAAGAAATCTTAAAAGCGAGGGAGACGACGCTAAAGGGAATAGAGGGAGCAGTTGCTGAGCTTATTACTGTGCCTAAAAATATTGAACTTGCTGTTGAAACTGCTTTGGGTGGTGCGATGCAACATATTGTCGTAGGTGCTGAAGAAGATGGAAGGCAAGCAATTCAATTTTTAAAAGCACGTCGTCTAGGGAGAGCGACATTCCTACCCTTATCAGTGATAAAAGCTAGAGATTTACCATCTAATGAGAAAGTAAAATTGCTTGCTCACCCAGCGTTTGTAGGTAGTGCCATTGATTTAATTCAATTCGAAGAAAAGTATCGAGGCGTTATTTCTAATTTACTAGGGTCTGTTGTCATCGCCAAGGATCTTGAAGGCGCAAATGAACTAGCAAAAATTCTTTATTATAAAAATCGTATCGTTACTCTTGATGGAGATGTAGTTAACCCAGGTGGCTCGATGAGTGGGGGAAGTGTGAAACAAAAAGGCACTCCATTACTTGGGAGACAACGTGAGCTAGAAGAGCTAGTGGCCAAACTAATATCGATAGAAGAACAAACAAAATTAATGGAAGCCAAAGTGAAATCTCTAAAAGATTCTCGTCAAACGAAGGAAGTACTATTAAATGAACTTCGTAAAGAAGGAGAGCTTTTTAGAAGTGAAGAGCAACAACTAAAAGGAAAACTCCGTGAGTTTGAAATTGAAGGGAAAAACCTAAACGAACGACTATCACTATATGACAAGGAAAAAGCGTCTTTTCAATCGGAAGTAAACGAAATAGAAGGAAAGTTACTTAAATTAACTAATAGGCTAGCGGAAGCGACCGAATTAAAAGAACAGCTTGATGAGCAGGTTCAGAATTTAACTGAAAAGAAAAAATTGCAACAAACTTCTAAAGCTTCTTTAACAGAATGCATTACTGACCTAAAGGTTCAAGTTGCAAAGGAAGAAGAACAATATCGGAACCAGCATGAGCGTGTTCAAGCGATGATCTTAGAAAAAGATAGTCTTGATAAAGAATGGATTGAAACAGATGAGGAATACTGGTTGCTAGAGCGGGAAATGAGCGACAATACAACAGGTGAGGAGTCTCTAGATGAAATCATTGAAAAGAAACGTCGTGAAAAAGAACGAACGTTTACCCTTATTCAGGACCGGCGTAAAGAAAGATTATCATTACAAACGTCTCATGATGACCTAGAAAAAGAGCTAAAAGAACATAAACGTAATCAAAGGCAACTGTCAGATTATCTTCATACCGAAGAAGTTAAGGTCAATCGTTTAGATGTAGAACTTGAAAACCGTCTTGAAAAGCTTTCGAATGACTATGAAATGAGCTTTGAAATGGCAAAAGCGAATTATCCCCTTACTTTAGATGCGAAAGCAGCAAAATCAAAAGTGAAGTTAATTAAACTAGCAATTGATGAGCTTGGAACAGTCAATATCGGGGCAATTGAAGAATATAGTCGCGTTTCTGAGCGTTATACGTTCTTAGCAGAACAAAAGGCAGATTTACAAGAAGCAAAAGAAACGCTATACCGTGTCATTGGAGAGATGGATGAGGAAATGTCAACTCGCTTTGAGGAAACCTTTCTTCAGATTAAATCGCATTTTCAAGGTGTCTTTCAGCAACTGTTTGGTGGTGGAAAAGCAGATCTTATCTTAAGTAATCCTGACAATATTTTAACAACTGGTGTTGAAATCGTGGCTCAACCCCCTGGGAAAAATCTGCAAAATTTAGCCCTACTATCAGGTGGAGAACGGGCGTTAACCGCAATTGCCTTGCTATTTGCGATCTTAAAAGTAAGACCTGTACCATTTTGTGTACTAGATGAGGTAGAGGCTGCTCTCGATGAAGCAAACGTAAGTAGATTTGCACATTTCTTAAAAGATTTTAGTAAAGAAACACAATTTATCGTTGTAACTCACCGAAAAGGGACGATGGAAGAAGCAGATGTCCTTTATGGTGTGACGATGCAAGAATCAGGTGTATCGAAACTAGTTTCAGTTCGATTAGAAGAGACAGCGCAACTAATTACAACTTAAGTTAAATTACAGTTGAGAGCGTAAGTTTTGAGTTATTATTGTGTTTGCTTCAAAGTCTTAACTGGAGGAATAACTCTACATTCTACACTTTACACTCTAAACTTCAATCAAGGAGGATAAGAAAATGAGTTTTTTTAAAAAGCTTAAAGAGAAAATTACGCTACAAACAGAAACAGTAACTGAAAAATTTAAAGAAGGTTTAACGAAAACGAGAGATTCTTTTGTAGGGAAAATGAATGATCTTGTGAAAAACTATCGCAGTGTTGATGAGGATTTTTTTGAAGAGTTAGAAGAACTTTTAATTAGTGCTGATGTTGGTGTCACAACAGTGATGGATCTGATTGATGAACTTAAAGATGTGGCAAGAACTCGTAATATCAAAGATTCTGAACAACTACAACCGGTTATTTCTGAGAAACTCGCTGAACTTTTGCAAAAAGATGAAGCAGACTCAAAGTTAAACATTCAAGAATCTGGGATGACTGTCATTTTAATGGTCGGAGTTAATGGTGTTGGTAAAACAACAACAATTGGGAAACTAGCAAATAAGTTCAAACAAGAAGGGAAATCGGTCCTTTTAGCAGCAGGTGATACATTTCGTGCCGGAGCGATTGAGCAACTCGAAGTTTGGGGCCAGCGCGTAGGTGTAGATGTCATTAAGCAGCAATCAGGTTCGGATCCGGCTGCAGTAATGTTTGATGCAGTTCAAGCAGCCAAATCTCGCGGTGTTGATGTTCTTTTATGTGATACGGCAGGAAGATTACAAAACAAAGTAAACTTAATGAATGAGTTAGAAAAAGTAAAGCGCGTCATTGAACGTGAAGTACCTGGTGCTCCTCACGAGGTGTTGCTAGTCCTGGATGCAACAACAGGTCAAAATGCTATGTCTCAAGCTAAAACATTCGGAAAAGCTACAGATGTTACAGGAATTGTTTTAACAAAACTAGACGGCACAGCAAAAGGTGGAATTGTGTTAGCGATCCGCCATGAATTAGACATCCCTGTAAAATTCGTTGGTTTAGGAGAAAAAGTTGATGACCTCCAAGAATTCGATGCCCAACAATTTGTTTACGGTTTATTTTCTGAAGTGCTGGAGAAGGCCGAGTCAGAGGAAATGTAGAATGTAAAATGCAGAATGTAAAATTGCTGAGGGGATTGCTTCGTAGCAGAACACTCATTAATTCTACATTTTACATTCTAAATTCTACATTTAATTTACACTGTTAAGAAAAAAACTTGACACTAATTTTTTGTTCGTGTATTATAAATATTCGTAAAGGGATTTTACTTAACAAGGGGGGCTATTCGTGTTAGAGAAAACGCTTCGTATGAATTATCTTTATGATTTTTATCAAAGCCTACTAACAACGAAACAACGCCAGTACATGCAATTGTATTACCTTGATGATTGGTCGTTAGGTGAAATCGCTGAAGAATATGAAGTTAGTCGTCAAGCCGTTTATGATAATATAAAAAGAACTGAAAATATGCTTGAAGAATATGAAGAGAAGCTTAGTCTCTTCTCGAAATTCGAAGAGCGTTCAACCCTTATAAAAAACTTAAAAACGGCGATAGAGAAAGACGCAACTACAGAATCTATATTATTGATCGTCGATTCTCTTGAGAGGTTAGACTAGGAGGCGACAAACATGGCATTTGAAGGCTTAGCAGAACGCTTGCAAAATACTTTAAATAAAATTAAAGGAAAAGGCAAGGTATCTGAGGCAGATGTAACAGCTATGATGCGAGAAGTTCGTTTAGCTTTACTTGAGGCAGATGTTAACTTTAAAGTTGTAAAAGAATTTATTGCAAATGTTAAAGAACGGGCAGTAGGGCAGGAAGTACTGAATAGCCTTACACCTGGTCAGCAAGTAATAAAAGTAGTAAATGAAGAGCTTACGAAATTAATGGGTGGCGAACAAAGTAAAATCGCTGTAGCAAAAAAGTCACCAACAGTTGTTATGATGGTAGGCTTACAAGGTGCGGGTAAAACAACAACAACTGGAAAGCTCGCAAATCATTTAAGAAAAAGCCAAAACCGCAAGCCGTTGCTTGTTGCAGGTGATATTTATCGACCTGCCGCAATCAAACAGCTTGAAACTTTAGGTGAACAATTGAATATGCCTGTTTTTTCACTTGGTGACAAGGTCAGCCCTGTTGAAATAGCAAAGCAAGCGATTTTAAAAGCGAAAGAAGAACATCTTGATTACGTACTTATCGATACAGCGGGACGTCTACATGTAGATGAAACATTGATGGGTGAGTTACAGCAAATAAAAGAAGCAGTTAACCCTGACGAGATTTTACTTGTTGTTGATGCAATGACGGGGCAAGATGCAGTAAATGTAGCTGAGAGTTTCAACGAACAACTGGGTTTAACAGGAGTTGTTCTTACAAAACTTGATGGTGATACCCGCGGGGGAGCTGCATTATCTGTTAAAGCAGTGACAAATACCCCAATAAAGTTTGCAGGTATGGGTGAAAAATTAGATGCACTCGAGCCGTTTCATCCTGATCGGATGGCGTCTAGAATTCTTGGAATGGGTGACGTTCTTACCCTTATTGAAAAGGCACAGTCTAATTTCGATGAAGAAAAAGCCCGTGAACTTGAAAAAAAGATGCGAACAGCAGACATTACATTTGACGATTTTCTTGATCAATTAGCTCAAGTTCGTAGCATGGGACCTCTTGATGAATTACTAGGTATGATGCCCGGAGCTAATAAGATGAAGGGCCTTAAGAATGTCCAAGTTGATGAAAAGCAAATTGGTCATATTGAAGCGATTGTTCGTTCGATGACGAAAAAAGAAAAAGAAGATCCGTCGATTTTAAATGGTAGTCGTAAAAAAAGAATTGCTAAAGGTAGCGGAACGACCATTCAGGAAGTAAACCGTCTTATTAAGCAATTTGATGATATGAAAAAAATGATGAAACAAATGTCAAATATGACAGGAAAAGGGAAGAAAAAAGGGAAGTTTAAGTTCCCTTTCATGTAAAAAGTGACCTCTTTTGTTGTTAAGATTTTCTTTTGTAAAGTTTTTTTACTTTACTAGTTTTCAACTAGTGAGTTTTATGATAATATACCTAATTGTGTGAATTAATTTTGGAGGTGAAATATAAATGGCAGTAAAAATTCGTTTAAAACGTATGGGTTCAAACAAAGCCCCATTTTACAGAGTAGTAGTTGCTAACTCTCGCGCACCACGTGATGGTCGCTTTATCGAGGAAATCGGCACATACAATCCGCTAGTTAATCCAATCGATTTTAAGGTTAACGAGGAAAAAGCTTTAAAATGGATGCTTGATGGCGCTAAGCCTTCTGACACAGTTCGTAACCTTTTCTCAAAAGCTGGTTTAATGGAAAAGTTACACAACGCTAAAAATGTAAAGTAATAAGAAAAGCGCAAGCGCTAGACAGCTATAAAAACTAAGGCTTTATTCATGTAAATGGTAGAGCCTGTTTTTTAAATTACTTACTATTTCGTAAGGGGTATGATAATTAATGAAAGAGTTAGTTGAAACAATTGCCAAAGCTCTTGTTGATCATCCCGATGACGTTCGTGTTACAGAAGTAGAACATGAGCAGTCCTTGACTTTACAGCTATCAGTCCATGCATCAGATATGGGGAAAGTTATTGGGAAGCAAGGACGAATTGCGAAAGCGATTCGCTCAGTTGTTTACGCAGCTGGGGCAAATCATAAAAAGCGCATAAACCTAGAAATTCTTTAAAAGGGCAAGGGGCTAACCTCTGCCTTTTTTTATACTTTCTCTTTTAGAATTCTCTTTTAGAATTTGTTGACTTGGTAATCCTTTTTGTAAGTTCTAATAAAATATTATGGTAAAATTGAGTAGTCAAAATCGTTCCAATTATAGAAATGAACGGGGTGTATGATGAAAGCCATAAAAAAAGTTATAGTAAAACAAATACTTACAGAAAATCGGAAACAAGCAATGTTAGATGATTTTTTAAAACAAAAAAAGCAAGTTGAAAAAGAAATAAAACAATTAGAGTTTCAATTACATAAAAAGCTTAAAGCTAGTAAAAACAACTATGAATATCAAAATGCCCTTAAATCTTCTTTTAATAAAGAAATTAAAGAGCGGAATGATAAAGTTAAGATTATTGATTTTCAAATAGGTCAACTTCAGGAGTTAGAAATTGGCACTGAAATTAAGGAACAAACGATTGATACATTGTATGAGATAAACGTAGGTGACGACTGGAACGTTTTTATGGAAGGCACCGAAATTATTATTAAAGATGGGATTGTTTTTGAAATACGAGAAGGAGGTAACAAAATTAATGACTAAATGGTTTAATGTAGGAAAAGTTGTCAACACTCATGGCGTTAGAGGTGAAGTAAGGGTAATTTCTTCAACTGACTTTGCAGATGAAAGATTTGCATTAGGGTCAACCCTTTACTTAGAACATGAAAATTTTAAAGATAAAGTTAAATTAAAGGTCACTAGTCATCGTCAACACAAAAACTTTGATTTACTAACCTTCGAAAATTACCCAAATATTAATGATGTAATCGTCTTTAAAGGTGGTTTTTTACAAGTGCCAGAAGATCAACTTTCAGACTTAGAAGATGAAGAGTATTACTATCATGAAATTATTGGTTGTACTGTTTTCACTGAAGAAGGCGACGAATTAGGGAAAATTAGAGAAATCCTTGCTACAGGTGCCAACGATGTTTGGATTGTACAACGTAAAAATGGTGGTAAAGATCTTTTAATACCATACATAGAGCAAGTTGTTAAACAAGTAAATATTGATGAGAAGCGAGTTGTTATTCATTTAATGGAGGGTCTTGAGTAAAGATGCGTTATGATGTCCTAACTTTATTCCCAGAAATGTTTACTGGAGTGCTCGGATCATCGATTTTGAAAAAAGCCGAAGAAAGAAAACTTGTATCATATAATGTTATTGATTTTCGTGCTTACTCTGAGGACAAGCATAGCCGAGTGGACGATTATCCTTATGGTGGCGGTGGTGGTATGGTATTAACACCACAACCTATTTTTGATGCGATTGAGGATATTACGAAAGAAAAAAGCTCCGGAAAGAGACGTATCATTTTGTTATGTCCACAAGGTGAGCGCTATACTCAAAGAAAAGCAGAAGAGCTAGCAGAGTTTGAGCAATTAATATTTATTTGTGGTCATTATGAAGGATATGATGAGAGAATTCGCGAGCATCTCGTCACGGATGAGATCTCAATTGGTGATTATGTTTTAACTGGTGGGGAATTAGGAGCAATGGTTATTATTGATAGTGTTACACGACTATTAACAGGTGTGCTAGGAAATGAGACTTCTGCAGTGACCGATTCTTTTAGTACAGGCTTATTAGAATATCCCCATTATACAAGACCAGTTGATTTTCGCGGTTTAAAAGTTCCTGACGTCCTTTTATCTGGTCATCATAAAAATATTGACGAGTGGCGGCACCAAGAAGCAATAAAAAGGACCCTAAAAAGGAGACCAGATTTACTTAAAGATCGTGAGCTATCTAAACGTGAAAAAGAATGGATCGATACTTTTAAAGATAATTTATAAAAAAGCTATTCTCTACTTGTAACTGATGGTTGCTTGTGTTATTATATTCCTTGTGGCTAAGGCCAGAATCAAGATGTTCCGCTGCAAAAAGAATTGGAATGAGCATCTGTTAGGGAAGGAGGGAACGATACGATGAACAACATTATTCAAGAAGTAACTAAAGAGCAATTAAGATCTGATCTTCCAGCTTTCCGTCCTGGAGACACTATTCGTGTTCACGTTAAGGTAGTTGAGGGAACTCGTGAGCGTATTCAGGTTTATGAAGGTGTCGTAATTAAGCGTCGTGGATCAGGTATTAGTGAAACTTTCACTGCACGTAAGATTTCTTATGGTGTAGGTGTTGAACGTACATTCCCATCACACTCGCCGAAGATCGATAAGATCGAAGTTATGCGTCGTGGTAAAGTACGTCGTGCTAAATTGTACTACTTACGCGCTCTTCGTGGAAAAGCGGCTCGTATTAAAGAAATTCGATAATCAATTTTTAGTAAAAAAGGAGCTTGAATTTCAAGCTCCTTTTTTCAGCTAAATTTTTAATAATGCAAATTATACTATACGAGTAATTAGTTAAGATATAATAATGAAATAGAAATGAAGTAAATGGGGGATAGATACATGTCCAGTGTTAAAAGTGAGTCTTGGGAATGGTTAAAAGCCATTTTTATTGCACTATTTCTTGCATTTGTTATTCGATATTTTTTATTCGCTCCCATCGTTGTAGATGGTCAGTCAATGATGCCTACGCTACAAAATAGTGACCGTTTAATAGTTAATAAAATTGGTTATACAATAGGTAAACCTGATCGTTTTGATATTGTTGTATTCCACGCGACAGCCGAAAAGGATTATATTAAGCGTGTAATTGGTATACCTGGAGATTCTATTTACTATGAGAATGACACTTTACATATTAACGGTGAACCTGTTGATGAGCCATATTTAAGTGATTATAAGCAAAATGCCTATAGTTTGCCGTTTACAGGTGACTTTTCATTGAAAGACTATACTGGACATGATGTTGTTCCAGAAGGTCATATATTTGTCTTAGGCGATAATAGACAACATAGTAAAGATAGTCGGCATATAGGTTTTATTCCATATGAACATGTTGTAGGAAGTGCCAATGTTGTTTTTTGGCCTTTTTCTGAAATTAGAATAGCAAAGTAGGTGTAGTGATGACGACGATACAATGGTTTCCAGGTCATATGGCCAAAGCCCGTCGTGAGGTAACCGAGAAATTAAAACAAATTGATGTTGTGTTTGAATTAGTCGATGCTAGGGTTCCACTATCATCAAGAAATCCAATGATTGATGTATTAGTGAGTCATAAACCTCGGCTTATTCTGTTAAATAAAGCGGATTTAGCTGATCCTTATATAACTGAGCAATGGAGCCGTTATTTTCAAGGAAAAGGATTTAAAGTGATTTCCATCGATTCTCAAACAGGAAAAGGTACCGAGAAAATTCCAACTGTTGCAAAAGAGCTTGCTGTAGATTTACTAGAAAAGCTAAAAGCAAAGGGAATGAAGCCAAGGGCGATACGTGCTTTAATTTTAGGGATTCCTAATGTTGGAAAGTCAACGTTAATTAACAGATTAGCCAAAAAGAAAATTGCTAAAACTGGTGACCGTCCTGGAATTACAAAACAGCAACAATGGATTAAGGTAGGCAGTGAATTAGAATTATTAGATACTCCAGGGATTCTCTGGCCGAAGTTTGAAGATCAAATAGTTGGTCTACGTTTAGCTGCAACAGGGGCAATTAAAGATGAAATTCTTGATTTTCAAGATGTTGCCGTTTTTTTACTAAAGTACTTAAAAGAACAATACCCTAAACCTTTGATGGAACGCTTTAAGCTGACCGAAATCAATGAGGATGTTATTGAACTTTTTGATGCCATTGGTAGGAACCGCGGTTTATTAATGAGTGGTGGCTATATTGATTACGATAAGGCTGCAGAGTTGATTCTTCGTGAGTTTCGTTCTTGTAAAATTGGTAAAATCTCATTAGAAAAGCCTGAATAGATGAAAGGTGCGCATAAACAAGCGTGCCTTTTTCAATTGATAGCAACTAAGAGTGATGATGTTTCTTTAGTTAGAGTTTAAAGTATAATGGGAAACAACTAAAGGCTGGGACTTAACAATATGTCCTAAATGGCCGATATTACATAAAAATAAATGAATATTTGCTTTTGGAGAGTTCCTTTCAGTTATGGGAATTAAGACATCCTTTATAGAATGGTAGTGTGAAAAGTGAAATTATCAATTAAAGAAATAGAAAACATATTTCAAAATGAGAATATTTCTGAACAATTTTTATTGAAAGTAAAAAAAGATGAGCGAATAGGTGTCCAAAAAGTCTATGCAAGGTGGAAGAGTACGATAGCGAAGCAAGAACTATTAGAAGCTCAATTTGAAGAAATGCTCCACTATGAACGTGAAGTTAGAAGTAATGGTGTTGCCTATATAGCTGGGATCGATGAAGTAGGGAGAGGCCCTTTAGCTGGACCGGTAGTAGCTGCTGCAGTCATTCTACCAGAAGACTTCCGTTTATTAGGCCTCACCGATTCAAAAAAGGTATCAAAAAAAAGTCGCGAAGAATTTTTTGAGATTATTTATTCCAAAGCCATTTCGATCGGTCTTGGATTTGTGTATGCCAATGAAATCGATCGAATTAATATTTACGAAGCTACTAAACTAGCAATGCTTAAAGCTCTTAGTGAACTTACCATTCATCCGGAGCATTTATTAATAGATGCGATGACGCTCCCAACACAGATTTCGCAAACATCGATTATAAAGGGAGATAGTAAAAGTATATCAATTGCAGCTAGTTCAATTATTGCGAAAGAAACTAGAGATCAGTATATGGAGAAGCTTAGTAAAAAATATCCCCATTACGGTTTTGAAAACCATATGGGTTATGGAACGAAAGAGCATTTACAAGCAATTGATAAATATGGCATCTGCGATGAGCATCGAAAATCATTTTCCCCTGTTCGCGAACGTTGCTTAACAAATACGTTATTTTAATGATTTGGTTGTTTTTTTGTATCTGCATCTAAGACTTATTTAAAGAATAGGTGGTGAAAAGTTTTGTTTCAAGCAAATATTGTTCATTCCCTTTTAAGAGGATTGGATCCAATTCATCAAAAATCAATTTCGTTAACTCCAGGACAAATTTTTAACGGGAAAATATTAAAATTGTATCCTGGTCAATTAGCTTCTTTACAATTAGGTGGTTTAACATTAACAGCGAAGCTTGAAGCCGCCTTAACTGTAGGAAGCCGTTATTGGTTTCAAGTTCAGCCGGGAGAAGGTCTCCCAGTGTTAAAAGTTCTTGAAGGATCAACCCAAAATGAAAAACCTAGAGGAAGAGAAAGTGAAAACATTTTAAGACAACTAGGACTTAGTTATTCTAAGCAAAGCGAGATGCTTG
This window harbors:
- the ffh gene encoding signal recognition particle protein gives rise to the protein MAFEGLAERLQNTLNKIKGKGKVSEADVTAMMREVRLALLEADVNFKVVKEFIANVKERAVGQEVLNSLTPGQQVIKVVNEELTKLMGGEQSKIAVAKKSPTVVMMVGLQGAGKTTTTGKLANHLRKSQNRKPLLVAGDIYRPAAIKQLETLGEQLNMPVFSLGDKVSPVEIAKQAILKAKEEHLDYVLIDTAGRLHVDETLMGELQQIKEAVNPDEILLVVDAMTGQDAVNVAESFNEQLGLTGVVLTKLDGDTRGGAALSVKAVTNTPIKFAGMGEKLDALEPFHPDRMASRILGMGDVLTLIEKAQSNFDEEKARELEKKMRTADITFDDFLDQLAQVRSMGPLDELLGMMPGANKMKGLKNVQVDEKQIGHIEAIVRSMTKKEKEDPSILNGSRKKRIAKGSGTTIQEVNRLIKQFDDMKKMMKQMSNMTGKGKKKGKFKFPFM
- the lepB gene encoding signal peptidase I; amino-acid sequence: MSSVKSESWEWLKAIFIALFLAFVIRYFLFAPIVVDGQSMMPTLQNSDRLIVNKIGYTIGKPDRFDIVVFHATAEKDYIKRVIGIPGDSIYYENDTLHINGEPVDEPYLSDYKQNAYSLPFTGDFSLKDYTGHDVVPEGHIFVLGDNRQHSKDSRHIGFIPYEHVVGSANVVFWPFSEIRIAK
- the trmD gene encoding tRNA (guanosine(37)-N1)-methyltransferase TrmD → MRYDVLTLFPEMFTGVLGSSILKKAEERKLVSYNVIDFRAYSEDKHSRVDDYPYGGGGGMVLTPQPIFDAIEDITKEKSSGKRRIILLCPQGERYTQRKAEELAEFEQLIFICGHYEGYDERIREHLVTDEISIGDYVLTGGELGAMVIIDSVTRLLTGVLGNETSAVTDSFSTGLLEYPHYTRPVDFRGLKVPDVLLSGHHKNIDEWRHQEAIKRTLKRRPDLLKDRELSKREKEWIDTFKDNL
- the rplS gene encoding 50S ribosomal protein L19, translating into MNNIIQEVTKEQLRSDLPAFRPGDTIRVHVKVVEGTRERIQVYEGVVIKRRGSGISETFTARKISYGVGVERTFPSHSPKIDKIEVMRRGKVRRAKLYYLRALRGKAARIKEIR
- the rpsP gene encoding 30S ribosomal protein S16 — protein: MAVKIRLKRMGSNKAPFYRVVVANSRAPRDGRFIEEIGTYNPLVNPIDFKVNEEKALKWMLDGAKPSDTVRNLFSKAGLMEKLHNAKNVK
- the rimM gene encoding ribosome maturation factor RimM (Essential for efficient processing of 16S rRNA), whose translation is MTKWFNVGKVVNTHGVRGEVRVISSTDFADERFALGSTLYLEHENFKDKVKLKVTSHRQHKNFDLLTFENYPNINDVIVFKGGFLQVPEDQLSDLEDEEYYYHEIIGCTVFTEEGDELGKIREILATGANDVWIVQRKNGGKDLLIPYIEQVVKQVNIDEKRVVIHLMEGLE
- a CDS encoding KH domain-containing protein encodes the protein MKELVETIAKALVDHPDDVRVTEVEHEQSLTLQLSVHASDMGKVIGKQGRIAKAIRSVVYAAGANHKKRINLEIL
- a CDS encoding YlqD family protein, with amino-acid sequence MKAIKKVIVKQILTENRKQAMLDDFLKQKKQVEKEIKQLEFQLHKKLKASKNNYEYQNALKSSFNKEIKERNDKVKIIDFQIGQLQELEIGTEIKEQTIDTLYEINVGDDWNVFMEGTEIIIKDGIVFEIREGGNKIND